GTCTTTGATACTTGGTTATTTCTTTAACGTGTTCGTCTATCCAGTGAGGTTTGGTCATTTACTCACCATCTCCTGTAAATCGTCCCGGACCCTCATTTTGTAAACTCTCACCAACTGTCTTTGTTCCGTAGTCCGTAAATCCGTTATGATTTTGTTTATGTTCTTTTCAGTCGGTTTTGCATAGGAGATAAACTCTTTTATGCTGTCCAGGAGTTCTAGTTCGTTTTTCAGTCTCCGTCTATCCTTCCTAGCCTTTTGTAATTGCTTGGATAGTTGATAGCCTGTACTAGCATTGAAGTTTGATAGTTCGATAGCGTGAAGCAGGTCTTGAATCTCCTGCTCCACTTTTCTTAATTCTTCTTCACAGTGTTCATAGCGTTTGGGATAATGGACAAATACATCTCTTACAGCGATCAAGGCTTGTTCGTATTCGGTCATGGTCTAACCTTCTCTTTAATTTCTTCGATTCCCCAACCTAATTTGGTGAGTTTGTCACCTAATGCTTGAAATTCATAATGATCTTTTTCTTTAACACTTCCTCTCATGTTCCAACCGATACCGATACCAATTCCGAAAACAAGTATGCCTAAAACGAAAGCCCAAAAATATCCGACCATTATACATACCTCCACCCAGTTTTTGTTTTCTTTACAACTAGCAACTCATACCCGTTCTGATACTCAAACATTTTTCTGACTAGAGGGAAACGCTCATTAGCGAATCCCTTTACGTCTATAACTTGTACCCTTCCGTCATGACATAGAACTTCAAAGTCAGCCGTATATGTCCATGCTTGCCGGTTTCTAAGGCCTGTGCCTTTACATGTTTTGCATTTGATAATTTTGCCGGTCTTTTCGGAAGTAACATATCCTAAGTCACAACGGCTGCATGTGATTTTAAATTCATCCATGAGAATATACTGCGGTTGTAACTTTATACTTTCTACATCATCCCGAGTTTTAAGATATTCATAGTATTCAGCTTCCGTTTGGCTGTCAAAGGTTATCCCATCAACTACTGTTTGCTTACCGCTTCTCATGTTAGCTCCTTTCCTTATACAGCTTTAGTAATTGTTCGTCTGTTAGTGGGTTTAAGAATTCAAATGTATATTTGGTTTTCCGTTCTAATTCTGCGATGATTTCTAATCGGTGTGTTGGGTCTAGTTTCATAGTTTCCTCCTAGAACGGTAAATCATCATCGTTAATATCTATTGGTTCGCCATTGTCTGCAAATGGATCATCGTCTAAATCTTTAAAGGCTGCATTCCCGGTATTTTGTTTTGGCGGTGGTGTGTTCTCATTCTTTCCTTTTGGCTTTACCGGAAAGTCGAATCCATCAACAAATACTTCTGTGAAATATTGCTTCTTTCCGTCGTCTTTTTCCCACACCCGGTTTTGCAGTTTACCTTTGATTCCGAATTTGTCCCCTTTTCGAATATGGTTAGCCATGACTTCACCAAGCTTTCCGATAACCACGAAATTGAAGAAGTCAGTTTCATACTCTCCTTGTTGATTCTTA
The nucleotide sequence above comes from Bacillus oleivorans. Encoded proteins:
- a CDS encoding DUF1064 domain-containing protein, whose protein sequence is MRSGKQTVVDGITFDSQTEAEYYEYLKTRDDVESIKLQPQYILMDEFKITCSRCDLGYVTSEKTGKIIKCKTCKGTGLRNRQAWTYTADFEVLCHDGRVQVIDVKGFANERFPLVRKMFEYQNGYELLVVKKTKTGWRYV
- a CDS encoding single-stranded DNA-binding protein, whose translation is MNVIILTGNAVKDVELRYSPSGTPIANGTIAVQRDFKNQQGEYETDFFNFVVIGKLGEVMANHIRKGDKFGIKGKLQNRVWEKDDGKKQYFTEVFVDGFDFPVKPKGKNENTPPPKQNTGNAAFKDLDDDPFADNGEPIDINDDDLPF